A region of Domibacillus sp. DTU_2020_1001157_1_SI_ALB_TIR_016 DNA encodes the following proteins:
- a CDS encoding VOC family protein, with the protein MISKVGQIMLYVNNQDDAVDFWTEKVGFHIVSEENNGQGMRCIEIAPTKDAETSIVLQNKELVAKMSPGLNLDTPSLMFFTADFDQLYNDLSNKNVTVGEIVNMPSDKGRVFNFADNEENYFAVLEKNQ; encoded by the coding sequence ATGATCAGCAAAGTCGGACAAATTATGTTGTATGTAAACAATCAAGATGATGCAGTGGATTTTTGGACAGAAAAAGTAGGATTTCACATCGTTTCTGAAGAGAATAATGGACAAGGAATGAGATGTATCGAAATAGCTCCAACAAAAGATGCAGAAACAAGCATTGTTCTGCAAAATAAAGAACTCGTTGCTAAAATGTCCCCTGGGTTAAATCTTGATACTCCTTCATTAATGTTTTTTACTGCAGATTTCGACCAGTTATATAACGACTTATCAAATAAAAATGTTACAGTCGGAGAGATAGTCAATATGCCTTCTGATAAAGGAAGAGTATTTAACTTTGCTGACAATGAAGAAAATTACTTTGCGGTACTGGAAAAAAATCAGTAA
- a CDS encoding Gfo/Idh/MocA family oxidoreductase — MNKVNIGLIGAGRMGAFHGESIAYRVPQANLYAVADPVPGAAENLVKKLNVDAKTYTDPLDLIQDPQVDAVVIVSPARTHARSVLAAIEHKKAVFCEKPMAVNLEEANAIVQAVEETNTVMQVGFNRRFEKGFKAAHEEIVSGKIGTPQLIKSTTRDPKLNRAESIPEWTIFLETLIHDFDTLMYLNPGAKPVEVYAMADALIRPDLKESGLLDTALVTVKFDNGAMATAEANFQAVYGYDIRGEVFGSNGMLTAGGIRQSSMTRYDQNGVSFDTSRYDQDLLFDAYVDELRSFADCVINNKQPYATAKDARWALQIALAGIESVKTNRPVKIESPVFI; from the coding sequence ATGAATAAAGTAAACATTGGGTTAATCGGCGCCGGGCGAATGGGCGCTTTTCATGGAGAAAGCATTGCTTACCGTGTGCCACAGGCTAATTTGTATGCGGTTGCAGATCCGGTTCCTGGTGCTGCGGAGAATTTAGTAAAGAAGTTAAATGTAGATGCAAAAACGTATACAGACCCCCTGGACTTGATTCAAGATCCGCAGGTGGATGCTGTGGTTATTGTTTCACCTGCCCGGACGCATGCACGCAGTGTTCTTGCGGCGATTGAACACAAGAAAGCGGTATTTTGTGAAAAGCCGATGGCAGTAAACTTGGAAGAAGCCAATGCCATTGTGCAGGCAGTAGAGGAAACAAACACGGTCATGCAGGTAGGATTTAATAGGAGATTTGAAAAAGGGTTTAAAGCAGCTCATGAAGAAATCGTTTCCGGAAAAATAGGCACTCCGCAATTAATAAAATCGACGACAAGAGATCCAAAACTAAATAGAGCGGAATCTATTCCAGAATGGACCATCTTTTTAGAAACCCTCATTCATGACTTTGACACCCTTATGTATTTAAATCCTGGTGCAAAGCCAGTTGAAGTGTATGCAATGGCGGATGCGCTGATTCGGCCGGATTTGAAAGAAAGCGGACTATTAGATACAGCACTTGTTACAGTGAAATTTGACAACGGAGCCATGGCTACGGCAGAAGCAAATTTCCAGGCCGTATATGGTTATGACATTCGAGGTGAAGTATTTGGCTCAAACGGCATGCTGACTGCCGGTGGAATACGTCAATCCAGCATGACAAGATACGACCAGAACGGCGTAAGTTTTGATACATCCCGTTATGACCAGGATTTACTTTTTGATGCTTACGTTGACGAATTAAGAAGTTTCGCCGATTGTGTGATCAACAACAAGCAGCCTTATGCGACCGCAAAAGATGCACGCTGGGCGCTGCAAATCGCTCTTGCCGGTATAGAGTCAGTTAAAACCAATCGTCCGGTCAAAATCGAGAGCCCTGTTTTCATTTAA
- a CDS encoding sugar phosphate isomerase/epimerase family protein — protein sequence MVREYGLCLWTFGEITFEEKCKLAKEIGVSGVEVQGNLSQDPAELKAVLRKHDLKVLSVTPDNVDISSADEQVRSSAVQYFLDLLSWAQELGAQRICLHGDVGKTQGCGDSAKDWELLVKSSTAILQKAEELNVEVVFEVLNRYENHQIVTAEEALRLLDEVKSEKFKVLLDAYHMNIEESCPIKAVKKAKDKLGVYHVADSNRQAVGNGHVDIKGQIEALYEIGYKGPIIMEMTAEGPNPFTPVKDGDYVKVVVGYYKDSLQKIKEWDLAKVSS from the coding sequence ATGGTAAGAGAGTATGGTCTGTGCCTTTGGACATTTGGAGAAATCACCTTCGAGGAAAAATGTAAGCTTGCAAAAGAAATCGGCGTAAGCGGAGTAGAAGTTCAAGGAAACTTGTCTCAAGACCCAGCTGAATTAAAAGCTGTCTTAAGGAAGCATGATTTAAAAGTTTTATCCGTCACCCCTGATAATGTGGATATTTCCAGTGCTGATGAACAGGTTCGTTCCAGTGCGGTTCAATATTTCCTGGATCTATTAAGCTGGGCACAGGAACTGGGTGCTCAAAGAATCTGTCTGCATGGTGATGTGGGGAAAACGCAAGGATGTGGAGACTCAGCGAAAGACTGGGAATTGCTTGTGAAAAGTTCAACGGCGATCCTGCAAAAAGCAGAGGAACTTAATGTTGAGGTCGTGTTTGAAGTACTGAATCGTTATGAAAACCACCAAATTGTTACAGCGGAAGAAGCACTGCGTTTACTGGACGAAGTGAAAAGCGAAAAATTTAAGGTACTCTTAGACGCTTACCATATGAATATTGAAGAATCTTGCCCTATTAAGGCAGTAAAGAAGGCAAAGGATAAACTGGGTGTTTACCATGTGGCGGATTCGAATAGACAGGCGGTTGGCAACGGGCATGTAGATATTAAAGGCCAAATTGAGGCTTTGTATGAAATCGGTTATAAGGGGCCGATCATTATGGAAATGACGGCTGAAGGGCCAAATCCATTTACACCAGTTAAAGACGGGGATTATGTAAAAGTAGTAGTGGGGTACTACAAGGATTCATTGCAAAAAATAAAGGAATGGGATCTAGCTAAAGTAAGCTCTTAA